A part of Paenibacillus donghaensis genomic DNA contains:
- a CDS encoding acyl-CoA dehydrogenase family protein produces MNTPLQTPAVPTAEAIRRFVDTRIQPQAVQMDQDQEIPRALFTEMAAQGLMGLAVPAKYGGTAADYATLGAIHEELGRGYASVQNACTVFGMVCKPLSRFGTEAQKAKWLPAIAAGEVIPAIAITEPGVGSDIAKLETEAVKEEEHIILNGRKKYITLGQVADLFLVFARLNGRGVAVLVERGTPGLRVEPLHGLMGLRANMLAELSFEDCCVPAENMVGKVGFGFTHVANYALDEGRYTTACGSVGLAQACLELSFHYAAARSQFGEQLRKHQLVQKMLSEMITETKAARELCAAAGRLREQGDPAAITETLVAKYHASKTAVLAADHALQIHGAAGCLNGNPVERCYRDAKIMEIIEGTSQMHELQIARTFRL; encoded by the coding sequence ATGAATACGCCGCTGCAAACGCCGGCCGTCCCTACGGCTGAAGCCATTCGCCGCTTTGTTGATACGCGCATCCAACCTCAGGCCGTCCAGATGGATCAAGATCAAGAGATTCCACGCGCACTGTTCACCGAGATGGCGGCACAGGGGCTTATGGGTCTGGCAGTTCCGGCAAAATATGGGGGGACCGCCGCCGACTACGCCACCCTCGGAGCCATCCATGAAGAGCTGGGACGGGGATATGCTTCGGTACAGAACGCCTGCACTGTATTCGGCATGGTCTGCAAACCGCTTTCGCGTTTTGGGACGGAAGCCCAGAAGGCCAAATGGCTGCCCGCCATCGCGGCGGGTGAAGTGATACCGGCTATTGCCATCACCGAACCGGGGGTAGGGAGCGACATCGCCAAGCTCGAGACGGAAGCAGTGAAAGAAGAGGAGCACATTATCCTGAATGGCCGCAAAAAGTATATTACGCTCGGGCAAGTCGCCGATTTGTTTCTAGTGTTCGCCCGGCTGAACGGCCGCGGTGTCGCCGTATTGGTAGAGCGGGGAACTCCCGGCTTGAGAGTTGAGCCACTGCACGGGTTGATGGGCCTGCGGGCTAATATGCTGGCCGAGCTATCATTTGAGGATTGTTGTGTGCCCGCGGAGAATATGGTAGGCAAAGTCGGCTTTGGCTTCACTCATGTAGCAAATTATGCGCTGGATGAAGGCCGCTATACCACTGCTTGCGGCAGCGTGGGGCTTGCTCAAGCCTGCCTGGAGCTGAGCTTTCATTATGCGGCTGCGCGTTCCCAGTTCGGTGAACAGCTGCGCAAACATCAGCTTGTGCAGAAGATGCTGAGCGAGATGATCACCGAAACCAAAGCAGCCCGCGAATTGTGCGCCGCCGCCGGACGGCTGAGGGAGCAAGGTGATCCGGCGGCCATCACAGAGACCTTGGTCGCCAAGTACCACGCCTCCAAAACGGCGGTCCTTGCTGCCGACCATGCCTTGCAGATCCACGGTGCAGCGGGTTGCTTGAACGGAAATCCAGTGGAACGGTGCTATCGGGACGCCAAGATCATGGAGATTATTGAGGGCACTTCACAGATGCATGAATTGCAAATTGCACGAACCTTCCGTTTGTGA
- a CDS encoding acyl carrier protein, with the protein MNHEEIKEKVTSFLTRSLRTKELHEDDNILELGLVHSLFMIQLIMFIEKTFHLELEEEELDMDNIKTVRDLVVLIERHQQTGAAL; encoded by the coding sequence ATGAATCATGAGGAAATCAAAGAAAAGGTAACTTCATTTCTCACCCGCTCCTTGCGAACCAAGGAACTTCATGAGGACGACAATATTCTGGAGCTGGGCCTGGTGCATTCCCTGTTCATGATCCAGCTGATTATGTTCATCGAGAAGACGTTCCACCTGGAGCTGGAAGAAGAAGAGCTGGATATGGACAATATCAAGACGGTTCGTGATTTGGTTGTGCTGATTGAACGCCATCAACAGACGGGAGCTGCACTCTAA
- a CDS encoding type I polyketide synthase, with product MSEETALTGLEIAVIGISGRFPGAENIEQYWELLMQSKSAVSQFSFEELRSEGIALERLNHPDYVKAKPYLGNVYDFDASLFGYAPWEAENMDPQIRLFHEIVYHALENSGYHPDRYDGQIGMYAGAPLDLKWTSDHLSRHGEGEDVLESGIVSSKDFLSQLISYKLNLTGPSYTLYTACSTSLAAVHLACQGLLLGDCNLAVAGGVTLEQPGKSGYLYQEGTIYSKSGVCRPFDCRADGTIFGEGAGAVVLKRLPEAIDDGDHIYAVIKGSSSNNDGRRKVGFAAPSLEGQKEVIRSAWSLADIDPETIGYIETHGTGTKVGDPIEFTALQQVFGQDSKHRPIGSVKGNIGHLHAAAGIAGLIKTALSLEREMIPPTANYSEPNPLLEMEKSAFYLSREPLAWPRGKLPRRAGISSFGVGGTNVHLILEEPPIRAATEPSGLPAALLLSAKSPAALERMQQELADHLKNMPAGAPLADVAFTLQMGRGQFKYRLACVAAGTDEAVRLLSGTGETGVIRSAQERINRPVVFMFTGQGSQSIGMGAELYKHHLVYRQEVDRLSELLMPKLGLDIRHYIGAWEGGNSAPEGMDGQAELHQTWLAQPALFVMEYALAKAWMKLGIHPSNMVGHSIGEYVAAALAGVFTLEDALDIVVARGRLMQAAPSGGMMLAAAIPASEASRYVSAGVTLAAINQPELCVFSGDEEELRQRQEEWSQAGIFTARLNTSHAFHSAQMDAILEPFREVLRSKNLNAPELPFYSCLTGEPITGEMAVNPEYWAAQLRGTVNFSAMISGCLANEEHVFLEIGPGQTLCRLAKAQAGVDRLVLSSLGAAGTANEPHVFLETLSQLWLAGVPVQWEALYPPQSRQRLPLPMYSFDRQTYLPGPSLPGPLRAAPIEPDLPLLYLPAWKQEPLTDTPSVADLQPLTWLILCEESQAAGRCRDQLITRGDHCIEVQPAAQYRRLSPDLVELNPVAAGDYLQLADDLRRDGIRIDRILHAWMLEEQPLPGGPALAGISEADAAERGYLSLIHLASALDQELCGAHIRLIVAASRIINILGTGGGTPERRAILGPLLTLGQEQPGWQGILVDFQPEPEKRLADKLWQELISATGTAMVAAYRGGTRLVQAFDPIPAPLSEPSNYAAAETTSQQVYLVVSPAGGAELIRSFLAERPGAEVIASEGLGSAQLRQAVTAAAGISGRIDGVVFEPELQALEWRTLAVLSAAADLQIPQSQTFQELNALLLDCGAEIEFGWILSSLSSVVGGLGLTELAAAAGVMDAAAEDASSGTIPWLSLSRDFIRSTDDTGPGITRDQEYALYGRLWPIRSRISRAIISAQPPAVQLSLARKEQPLPVQPVPSDRTYDAGLRERPAYLGVYTPPVTEPESIICEIIAELLGVHPVGVEDHFYDLGGHSLLLTRLLSRIKDVFRAELPLRKVLEKPTVTGMIDSLVSEWGMPKP from the coding sequence ATGAGTGAAGAGACCGCACTAACCGGGCTTGAGATTGCCGTGATTGGCATAAGCGGCAGATTTCCGGGCGCTGAGAATATAGAGCAGTACTGGGAACTGCTGATGCAGAGCAAATCCGCGGTATCCCAATTCAGCTTTGAAGAGTTGCGCAGCGAAGGAATTGCTCTCGAACGTCTGAACCATCCCGATTACGTCAAAGCGAAGCCTTACCTGGGCAACGTGTATGATTTTGATGCCTCATTGTTCGGATATGCTCCCTGGGAAGCCGAGAACATGGACCCCCAGATCCGGCTGTTCCACGAAATTGTCTATCATGCTTTAGAGAATTCGGGCTATCACCCTGACCGCTATGACGGCCAAATCGGCATGTACGCCGGTGCCCCGCTTGACCTGAAGTGGACGAGCGACCATCTGTCCCGTCATGGAGAGGGAGAGGATGTGCTGGAATCAGGCATCGTGTCCAGCAAGGATTTCCTGAGCCAGCTGATCTCCTACAAGCTGAATCTGACGGGACCCAGCTACACCCTGTACACGGCCTGTTCAACTTCATTGGCGGCAGTCCATCTGGCTTGTCAGGGTCTGCTGCTTGGAGATTGCAACCTGGCTGTTGCCGGAGGCGTTACGCTGGAGCAGCCGGGCAAGTCCGGTTATCTCTACCAGGAGGGTACGATTTATTCCAAAAGCGGGGTCTGCCGCCCGTTCGACTGCCGGGCCGACGGAACGATCTTCGGAGAAGGCGCAGGAGCTGTGGTGCTCAAGCGCCTCCCGGAAGCAATAGATGACGGCGATCACATCTACGCCGTGATTAAAGGCTCGTCTAGTAATAATGATGGGCGTCGAAAGGTTGGCTTTGCTGCCCCCAGCCTGGAGGGCCAAAAAGAGGTTATCCGCTCAGCCTGGAGTCTGGCAGATATTGACCCGGAAACCATCGGATACATCGAAACCCACGGCACCGGCACCAAAGTTGGGGACCCGATTGAATTCACTGCCTTGCAGCAAGTATTCGGACAGGACAGCAAGCATCGGCCGATTGGCTCGGTCAAAGGTAACATCGGACATCTCCATGCCGCCGCTGGGATTGCGGGCTTGATAAAGACCGCATTGTCTCTGGAACGGGAGATGATTCCTCCTACAGCTAATTATTCTGAGCCCAATCCGCTGCTGGAGATGGAGAAGTCAGCCTTCTACCTTAGCCGGGAGCCGTTGGCTTGGCCTCGCGGGAAGCTTCCCCGCCGGGCAGGAATCAGTTCGTTTGGCGTTGGCGGAACCAATGTCCATCTGATTCTGGAGGAGCCGCCAATCCGCGCAGCCACTGAGCCGTCCGGGCTTCCTGCCGCACTGCTGCTCTCAGCCAAAAGTCCCGCCGCCCTGGAACGGATGCAGCAGGAACTTGCTGATCATTTAAAGAACATGCCAGCCGGCGCTCCGCTGGCCGATGTGGCCTTCACGCTGCAAATGGGACGGGGGCAATTCAAATACCGCCTGGCTTGTGTAGCAGCGGGGACAGACGAGGCGGTCCGCCTTCTAAGCGGAACTGGCGAAACAGGGGTTATCCGTTCTGCTCAAGAGCGTATCAACCGCCCGGTCGTGTTCATGTTCACGGGCCAAGGGTCACAATCCATCGGGATGGGCGCGGAGCTGTATAAGCATCATCTGGTCTATCGGCAGGAGGTGGACCGGCTGTCGGAGCTGCTGATGCCCAAGCTTGGCCTGGATATCCGCCATTACATTGGCGCCTGGGAAGGGGGCAATTCGGCTCCCGAGGGGATGGACGGTCAAGCCGAGCTGCATCAGACCTGGCTCGCGCAACCCGCTTTGTTCGTTATGGAATATGCGCTGGCTAAGGCCTGGATGAAGCTTGGTATTCACCCCTCGAACATGGTGGGACATAGCATCGGAGAATACGTTGCGGCGGCACTGGCCGGTGTTTTCACTCTAGAGGATGCTCTCGATATTGTGGTGGCCCGCGGGCGGCTGATGCAGGCAGCTCCTTCAGGGGGAATGATGCTGGCCGCAGCTATTCCTGCATCGGAAGCAAGCAGGTATGTCAGTGCCGGCGTAACGCTGGCCGCCATTAACCAGCCGGAATTATGTGTATTCTCAGGCGACGAAGAAGAGCTGCGGCAACGGCAGGAAGAGTGGAGCCAAGCGGGGATCTTCACCGCAAGGCTGAACACCTCCCATGCGTTCCACTCCGCACAGATGGATGCCATTCTGGAGCCGTTCCGTGAAGTGCTGCGCAGCAAGAACCTGAACGCACCTGAGCTGCCTTTCTATTCCTGTCTGACAGGGGAACCAATCACGGGCGAGATGGCAGTAAACCCCGAATATTGGGCCGCGCAGCTGCGCGGGACGGTGAATTTCTCGGCGATGATCAGCGGCTGTCTGGCCAATGAGGAGCATGTCTTCTTAGAGATTGGCCCGGGCCAGACCTTATGCCGGCTAGCCAAGGCCCAGGCCGGGGTGGACCGGCTGGTGCTGTCCAGCCTGGGGGCTGCGGGCACAGCAAATGAACCGCACGTGTTCCTGGAGACCTTGTCACAGCTCTGGCTCGCAGGGGTTCCCGTTCAATGGGAGGCACTCTATCCGCCGCAGTCCCGCCAGCGGCTGCCCCTGCCGATGTACAGCTTCGACCGGCAGACCTATCTGCCGGGACCATCGCTTCCTGGACCCCTGCGGGCGGCACCCATAGAGCCGGACCTTCCGCTCCTCTATCTGCCCGCGTGGAAGCAAGAACCGCTGACGGATACACCAAGTGTGGCAGACTTACAGCCCTTAACCTGGCTCATTCTGTGCGAAGAATCCCAGGCAGCTGGACGATGCAGGGATCAGCTTATTACAAGGGGAGACCACTGCATCGAGGTGCAACCTGCCGCGCAGTACCGGCGGCTATCACCGGATCTGGTGGAGTTGAACCCGGTCGCTGCCGGGGATTACCTGCAGCTCGCCGATGACCTGCGGCGGGACGGTATCCGCATCGACCGTATCCTTCATGCCTGGATGCTGGAGGAGCAGCCCCTTCCCGGAGGCCCTGCACTTGCAGGGATCAGCGAAGCAGACGCTGCGGAGCGTGGATACTTGTCGTTGATTCATTTAGCTTCTGCCTTGGACCAAGAGCTCTGCGGAGCGCATATTCGGTTGATCGTAGCTGCCAGCCGTATCATTAATATCTTGGGGACAGGAGGAGGGACGCCCGAACGGCGCGCTATCCTTGGACCGCTCCTTACCTTGGGTCAGGAGCAGCCCGGCTGGCAAGGCATCCTGGTTGACTTCCAGCCAGAGCCTGAGAAACGCCTGGCGGATAAGCTATGGCAGGAGCTTATCTCGGCAACCGGCACAGCGATGGTGGCCGCTTACCGGGGCGGAACGCGGTTGGTACAAGCTTTCGATCCGATTCCAGCTCCTTTGAGCGAGCCTTCTAATTATGCAGCAGCAGAAACAACATCCCAACAAGTCTACTTAGTCGTCTCCCCCGCCGGTGGCGCGGAATTAATCCGCAGCTTCTTGGCTGAACGGCCTGGAGCAGAGGTCATAGCCTCCGAAGGCCTCGGCTCTGCACAGCTTCGCCAGGCCGTTACTGCGGCGGCTGGAATCAGCGGTCGGATTGACGGAGTGGTATTCGAACCAGAGCTGCAAGCATTGGAATGGCGGACACTGGCTGTGTTGTCCGCAGCAGCAGACCTGCAGATTCCACAGTCCCAGACCTTCCAGGAATTGAACGCGCTGCTGCTGGACTGTGGTGCTGAAATCGAATTCGGCTGGATTCTATCCTCCTTGTCTTCTGTAGTGGGCGGCTTGGGCCTAACTGAACTGGCGGCTGCGGCGGGTGTGATGGATGCGGCTGCGGAAGATGCATCCAGCGGGACAATCCCCTGGTTATCGCTGAGCCGGGATTTCATCCGCAGCACAGATGACACGGGTCCAGGCATTACCCGGGATCAGGAATATGCCTTATATGGACGGCTGTGGCCGATCCGCAGCCGGATTAGCCGGGCCATCATTTCAGCACAGCCCCCGGCGGTTCAGCTCTCGCTGGCTCGGAAGGAACAGCCACTCCCGGTGCAACCTGTTCCTTCCGACCGCACTTACGATGCTGGCCTTCGTGAACGCCCGGCCTATCTGGGGGTATACACACCTCCGGTGACGGAGCCGGAGTCCATTATCTGTGAAATTATCGCGGAGCTGCTCGGCGTGCATCCGGTGGGTGTAGAGGACCATTTTTACGATTTGGGTGGGCATTCCCTGTTGCTGACACGACTCTTGTCACGGATCAAAGATGTGTTCCGCGCCGAATTGCCGCTTCGAAAAGTGTTGGAGAAGCCGACAGTGACCGGAATGATTGACAGCCTGGTGAGCGAGTGGGGGATGCCGAAACCGTAG
- a CDS encoding non-ribosomal peptide synthetase: MNLPPVENEWMLTLRGFNDTAAAYSEDTTLVQQFEARVAEQPLAPAVYGKDTVYSYGELNRAANRLAHILRSSGAGSGAIVALMLERSFDMLVGVFGVLKAGAAYLPLDEQSPPVRLERMLADSSPGWIITEGIHSRPPILPATTEWVPLDSLTDLDLPETNLPDGPQPGDLAYVIYTSGSTGDPKGVLMEHGALVNRIEWMQTQFPITSKDILFQKTVYTFDVSVWELVWWATTGAAVCLLPPRKENDPRVFVRLIEKTGVSVVHFVPSVLRLFLEYIGSGFALERLRSLRYVFCSGEALTAPLARQFYDTFPAEYGVKLINLYGPTEAAIDVTYHVCERNSLEQQIPIGRPIDNIRLYVLRDDLSLASIGEIGQLYISGTGLARGYLNQPQLTQEKFVPNPYEPGQRMYRTGDLAAWNLEGEVLYAGREDDQIKLRGLRIELGEVEGALLRSVHVKAAVAGVRTGDAGEQFLTAFVIAAANAEPLPDKEKLKIMRAELALYLPAYAIPTDFIWIDDIPLKPNGKADRSLLLALHGRKAARI, from the coding sequence ATGAACCTGCCTCCTGTGGAGAATGAATGGATGCTTACACTGCGTGGCTTCAATGATACCGCAGCAGCTTATTCAGAGGACACCACACTGGTTCAGCAGTTTGAAGCACGGGTGGCGGAGCAGCCGCTTGCACCCGCTGTATATGGGAAGGACACCGTCTACTCCTATGGCGAACTTAACCGCGCAGCGAACCGGTTGGCTCATATCCTGAGGTCAAGCGGTGCCGGGAGCGGAGCGATTGTAGCCTTAATGCTTGAGCGTTCTTTTGACATGCTGGTCGGGGTATTCGGCGTCCTCAAAGCTGGAGCAGCTTATTTGCCGCTGGATGAGCAGAGCCCGCCTGTGAGGCTGGAAAGAATGCTGGCAGACAGCTCGCCGGGTTGGATCATTACAGAAGGCATCCATTCCCGCCCGCCGATACTGCCTGCAACTACTGAATGGGTCCCGTTAGACAGTCTGACAGACCTTGACCTGCCCGAGACGAACCTGCCGGACGGTCCTCAGCCCGGTGACCTGGCTTATGTCATCTATACTTCGGGTTCCACAGGGGACCCGAAGGGTGTGCTTATGGAACATGGGGCCTTGGTGAACCGGATCGAATGGATGCAGACCCAATTTCCGATTACAAGCAAAGATATCCTGTTTCAAAAAACAGTGTATACGTTCGACGTCTCGGTCTGGGAGCTGGTCTGGTGGGCAACCACCGGAGCAGCGGTCTGTCTGCTGCCGCCGCGCAAGGAGAATGATCCGCGTGTGTTCGTTCGGCTCATCGAGAAGACAGGGGTCAGCGTTGTTCATTTTGTGCCATCCGTATTGCGTTTGTTCCTTGAGTATATCGGCAGCGGCTTTGCGCTGGAACGCCTGCGCAGCCTGCGGTATGTCTTTTGCAGCGGAGAAGCGTTAACCGCGCCGCTGGCCCGGCAGTTCTATGATACGTTCCCGGCGGAGTACGGTGTGAAGCTGATTAATCTGTATGGTCCTACGGAAGCGGCGATTGACGTCACCTATCATGTTTGCGAGCGGAATTCTCTGGAGCAGCAGATTCCCATCGGAAGACCCATTGATAACATCCGCCTGTATGTTCTGCGGGATGATCTTTCGCTGGCATCCATTGGGGAGATAGGACAGCTCTATATCTCAGGAACTGGGCTGGCCCGCGGGTATCTGAACCAGCCGCAATTGACACAGGAGAAATTCGTGCCGAATCCTTATGAACCAGGACAACGCATGTACCGGACAGGCGATTTGGCCGCATGGAATTTAGAAGGAGAAGTACTGTACGCCGGACGGGAAGACGATCAGATCAAGCTGCGCGGATTGCGTATCGAGCTGGGCGAAGTGGAGGGCGCTTTACTCCGCAGCGTCCATGTCAAAGCAGCTGTTGCAGGGGTACGCACAGGTGACGCGGGAGAACAATTCCTGACTGCCTTTGTGATTGCGGCAGCTAATGCAGAACCACTTCCGGACAAAGAAAAGCTGAAGATCATGCGCGCTGAGCTGGCTCTGTATTTGCCTGCCTACGCTATTCCAACAGATTTCATCTGGATCGACGATATTCCACTGAAGCCCAACGGCAAAGCAGACCGGAGCCTGCTGCTTGCCCTCCACGGAAGGAA
- a CDS encoding 3-hydroxyacyl-CoA dehydrogenase family protein, with the protein MNQKIGVVGSGVMGSGVAQVFAQGGYDTVVVDISEAQMHRTREKIRESLRFQKMMTGVAPREPAEAVLDRIRFTQEIEALSACSFVVENVTENWDIKQTVYDKLNKVCTKDCILGVNTSAISITRVAALVERPERVVGIHFMNPVPLKPMVEVIKGYHTAQETLHVTQELLGSLGKQSVVVEDSVGFVTNRAMMIFVNEAIFMRQEQVASSEDIDILFKQCFGHKMGPLQTADLIGLDTILKSLDVLYEGFNDSKYRPCPLLKKMVDAGLHGMKSGEGFYSYN; encoded by the coding sequence ATGAACCAGAAGATTGGCGTTGTAGGCTCTGGAGTGATGGGAAGCGGCGTGGCCCAGGTCTTCGCCCAAGGCGGTTACGATACAGTGGTTGTCGATATATCTGAAGCGCAGATGCACCGGACCCGGGAGAAGATTCGGGAGAGTCTTCGTTTTCAAAAGATGATGACCGGTGTAGCGCCGCGCGAACCTGCTGAGGCAGTGCTGGACCGTATCCGATTCACCCAAGAGATCGAAGCTCTCTCCGCCTGTTCGTTCGTGGTGGAGAATGTGACCGAGAACTGGGATATCAAGCAGACGGTATACGACAAGCTTAACAAGGTCTGTACGAAGGATTGCATACTGGGGGTCAACACCTCGGCAATTTCGATCACGCGCGTGGCTGCACTGGTGGAACGTCCCGAGCGGGTGGTTGGCATTCACTTTATGAATCCGGTGCCGCTCAAACCGATGGTTGAAGTCATCAAAGGTTATCATACCGCTCAAGAGACACTGCACGTGACACAGGAGCTTCTGGGCAGCCTGGGCAAACAAAGTGTGGTTGTTGAAGACTCCGTGGGGTTTGTGACCAACCGGGCGATGATGATTTTTGTCAATGAAGCCATCTTCATGCGGCAGGAGCAGGTTGCTTCGTCCGAGGACATAGATATTCTGTTCAAGCAGTGTTTCGGGCACAAGATGGGCCCCTTGCAAACGGCTGATCTGATTGGGCTTGACACCATCCTTAAGTCACTTGATGTGCTGTATGAAGGGTTCAACGACAGCAAATACCGTCCATGTCCTTTGCTCAAAAAAATGGTCGATGCCGGGCTGCACGGTATGAAATCCGGTGAGGGTTTTTATTCTTACAATTGA
- a CDS encoding ACP S-malonyltransferase yields the protein MNKQADLALIFPGSGAQYKGMMRSLYESSRVVQDTLHEADEILGLSLSGLMMQGSTVKLNRIGHMLPAICASSVAHYRLYVEQGGPLPAYMAGHSLGEYSALICSGALSFKDGLTLVRYRARLAEEVMRATGGAMSIMKSVDPARVELLCQELQAEGQEVSIACLNSRSQLAVSGQDAALAELEQRVSESSSQAQISHLIGSAPYHCALMQPRAAEMAAELLQNNWSLPACQLLSNVTGRPYTSIQEMHMLLPQQLYKPVLWQESITFLVENGIRTFIEMGPQNILKTLMPEISEQIRVYAHDEKMDRINMRNHLIASSAGRQRSESIMTAEDLRLKAIGMCLTHAMTTRNYNQADASDMPSLQLYTQVKQMKHELDQGVFPLGEEHVARALSMLQAVFEEKRTPDKEQQLRWQQIKQKTGVELQTEYTSLARREPE from the coding sequence ATGAATAAGCAAGCAGACCTGGCTCTTATATTCCCCGGATCGGGGGCCCAATATAAAGGCATGATGCGCAGCCTCTATGAATCCTCGCGGGTTGTGCAGGATACGCTGCACGAGGCGGATGAAATTCTCGGTCTGTCCTTATCCGGGCTGATGATGCAGGGCAGTACCGTCAAGCTGAATCGGATCGGTCATATGCTGCCGGCCATCTGTGCGTCGAGTGTGGCCCATTACCGTTTATATGTGGAGCAAGGCGGGCCGCTGCCTGCTTATATGGCAGGACACAGTCTGGGCGAATACTCTGCACTGATTTGCAGTGGTGCCTTGTCTTTTAAGGATGGGCTGACACTGGTCCGATATCGCGCCCGTCTGGCGGAAGAGGTCATGAGAGCCACAGGCGGTGCAATGAGCATCATGAAATCGGTCGACCCTGCGCGAGTCGAGTTGTTGTGTCAGGAGCTGCAAGCTGAGGGACAGGAGGTCAGCATCGCCTGTCTGAACTCGCGAAGCCAGCTCGCGGTTTCCGGCCAAGATGCGGCACTGGCAGAGCTGGAACAGCGGGTCTCGGAATCGTCATCCCAAGCTCAGATCAGCCATCTGATCGGCAGCGCCCCATACCATTGCGCGCTGATGCAGCCGAGAGCGGCAGAAATGGCGGCGGAACTGCTCCAAAACAATTGGAGCCTCCCGGCCTGCCAACTCCTGTCCAATGTTACCGGACGGCCTTATACGTCCATCCAGGAAATGCATATGTTGCTGCCGCAGCAATTATACAAGCCTGTCCTGTGGCAGGAATCCATCACATTTCTGGTGGAGAACGGTATCCGCACGTTCATTGAAATGGGACCGCAAAACATTCTCAAGACACTGATGCCCGAAATTTCAGAGCAAATCCGTGTGTATGCCCACGATGAAAAAATGGACCGGATAAACATGCGGAATCACCTCATCGCGTCTTCGGCAGGCAGGCAAAGGAGCGAATCCATAATGACTGCCGAAGATTTGCGGCTTAAAGCGATCGGCATGTGCTTAACTCATGCCATGACCACCCGTAATTACAATCAGGCTGATGCCTCTGACATGCCGTCCTTGCAGCTGTACACACAGGTTAAACAGATGAAGCATGAGCTGGATCAAGGGGTGTTCCCGCTGGGAGAAGAGCATGTTGCTAGAGCGCTGTCTATGCTGCAGGCTGTGTTTGAAGAGAAGCGGACCCCGGATAAGGAACAGCAGCTCCGCTGGCAGCAAATCAAGCAAAAAACCGGTGTGGAGCTACAAACGGAGTACACGTCATTAGCAAGGAGGGAACCGGAATGA